The following DNA comes from Candidatus Hydrogenedentota bacterium.
ATGAGGACAGGCAGCAGCTCGGGGTTCATGTCGTCGATATTTGTTTCGAGAACCAGGATGGTCTCGGTGCCCGGATGCGCCTGCTCGCTCCTGCCGACGAGGGCCCGCAACACGTTGGCGCGGTCGGGGGCGTCGCGCATGCCGCTGCCGTACCCGATGCGCTCGAGCCGCATCGCGGGGATGGGGCCAAACGCCTGGGCCAGTTGCGCAATCAGCGCGGCCCCGGTCGGCGTCACCCATTCGCCCTCAAGCTCGCCGCCGAAGATTGGCACGCCCTGCAGCAGTTTCGCCGTCGCTGGCGCGGGAACGGGCATCACGCCGTGGGCCGCCTTGACGGTTCCGAAACCCACGGGCAAAGGCGACGATTCGACGCGCTCGATGCCCAGCAAATGGAGTCCCAGGTGGGCCACAATCACGTCGACGATGGAATCAATAGCCCCCACCTCGTGAAAATGCACCTTTTCGATAGTTGTGCCGTGAACTTCGGCCTCGCATCCGGCGATGCGTTGGAACGTCTCCGCGCTTGCATCCTTGACGGACTGGGGCAGGCCGGCGCTCTCGATGATCTCGAGCACATGCCTCAGGTGCCGGTGGGGCTGTGCTGCGGCGGGATCCACTTCGACCTTGAACTGCGCAGCCTCAATCCCCTTCTTCTTGACGCGCTCGAGCCGGGCCGTGAAGCCCCCAATCGGGAGCGAGCCGAGGGCGGCGCGCACAGCAGCGAAGTCCGCACCGGCATCGATCAGCGCGCCGGCGATCATGTCGCCCGCTGCGCCACACACGCAGTCGAAATAGAGGATTTTCATGCCTGTTCCTCGCGATGGGCCGGGCGGGCACAGTCCCGCGCCTCCTATTTGTCATGGGCGATGCGGTTGATCATCGCGGCCAGCACGCCAGCGCCGAACCCGTTGTCGATGTTTACGACCGAGATGCCTGTCGCGCACGAATTCAGCATGCCCAACAGGGCCGCGATACCGCCAAAACTTGCCCCGTACCCCACGCTCGTAGGGACGGCGATGACCGGCTGTTCAACCAGCCCCGCCACCACGCTGGGCAACGCGCCTTCCATGCCGGCGCATACCACCAGCACGTCGGCGCTATCCAGAACGGCGCGCTGTTCCAACAGACGGTGGAGTCCCGCTACGCCTACATCGTAGACACGGTTCACGGAGGTGCCCATGGCCTCGCACGTGACGGCCGCTTCTTCGGCGATCGGCATGTCCGACGTGCCGGCGCAGACCACGGCGGCGAAGCCTTCGCGCGTTTCGGGA
Coding sequences within:
- the larB gene encoding nickel pincer cofactor biosynthesis protein LarB, whose translation is MDQKRLKELLEAVARGSLAPDDAVERLRNLPFEDLGFAKVDHHRHLRKGYPETVFAQGKTPEQVVAIVTRMREHGSNVLATRCGREVVEAVVAAHPDAVHHEVARAITITVEPPETREGFAAVVCAGTSDMPIAEEAAVTCEAMGTSVNRVYDVGVAGLHRLLEQRAVLDSADVLVVCAGMEGALPSVVAGLVEQPVIAVPTSVGYGASFGGIAALLGMLNSCATGISVVNIDNGFGAGVLAAMINRIAHDK
- the larC gene encoding nickel pincer cofactor biosynthesis protein LarC: MKILYFDCVCGAAGDMIAGALIDAGADFAAVRAALGSLPIGGFTARLERVKKKGIEAAQFKVEVDPAAAQPHRHLRHVLEIIESAGLPQSVKDASAETFQRIAGCEAEVHGTTIEKVHFHEVGAIDSIVDVIVAHLGLHLLGIERVESSPLPVGFGTVKAAHGVMPVPAPATAKLLQGVPIFGGELEGEWVTPTGAALIAQLAQAFGPIPAMRLERIGYGSGMRDAPDRANVLRALVGRSEQAHPGTETILVLETNIDDMNPELLPVLIQETLQAGAHDAFLTPIVGKKGRAAHKLTVLSPENRAEALMRTILRNSTTLGVRMRRESRICLPRDWKTVSTPWGQVRVKYGLLDGEPSAPAPEFEDCRALAEKAGVTVLDVYQAAVAAAIHEKE